ctaactcaacgatactatattttataatatatacatatatagataaacatccaagacccgggccaatcagaaaaagatcattttccatcatgacccgaccggggatcgaacccgggacctctcggttcagaggcaagcactttaccactgcgccaccgaggtcgtcatatataTACGTTATATATAATCAAGCAAATATTACGCAATTTAATCTGTTGTATTTTTCTGAAAGACAAAtgaaatctttttattatacctaaggttaaaaaaaaatgtaacgttttgattttcataataatacgATTTCGTTTCATGCTTTGCGTGACATTATCCGGTTACGGCTCCTCCGTGCTTTATATTAGAGGTATAATCTACATATTGGTACATTATACTACCTACCATTACCACGAAGGCgggtttgttttatttttacaagattttattaacttgcaatgtatgtatgtcgtaaatatgtttgttcgaaTGACATCAATTTacgaaattcaattttgatatCTTAAAATGATTGAGCTTTAATTTATAGAGATGAAACGGATATCCGGTAACTATCCGGTATTCGGCCTATATGCCCTTGTTTTCACCGATATTCACCGATTATCCGACCGGATACCGGATTTAATACTACCTAATTAATTAAcggatttaatttaatttactggATTCAATATCCTGCCGGATTCCggatagtaaaactaaaaataatatcattacaCTAAGCAAATCCtacaatattataagttatgaaccctgtttatttttataatggcacgtaaaaaaatattgatttattattgatgaTTTAGTACTCAAAATCAACAAGTGACAAATTGTGGTGAATGAACACCAAGTTTTCCGCATTTGCTGGTAAGAGCGTCATGTAAATGACCGTATATTCAGCAGCCGGATATCCGGCGCTCCGGTCTCGTACGGCTCGTAGCTTCCCGAATATCCGGTATCCAGCCAAACCATCATCATCTTTTCATTTCTAGAAATTTAGTATacatgtttagtttggatgacgaCGCATTATTATGAAATGCATGTCCTGATGGTTGAAGGTGCAAACACAGTGCAGGCTCTCGACACAGACCATTTAAAGGCTAAGGTCTGTGGCTCTCGACAACTTTTCGGTTTagtgcacggacatgatttatTGCCAcgttgaataaaacaaaatctctccgacgaaataaaatcttatctatactgttattataaagaggcaagcgtttgtgagtttgtatgtttgaggcgggtaatctccgaaactaccgaaccgatttaaaaaattctttcaccattagatagattgatataggctatattcccacgggagcgaatccccgggcaacatctagtttcaaatatgtttttgcatTTTCCCACATGGCTGGCATAGCAACTGAAGGCTCgcaaaaaaaagattttaaaagagtttttatatgttttttttatacaaaatcttttaatttacaGATGTTATCTATCGCGACGCGACGTAATAATAAACCGGCCAAATACAAGATGCAATAAACACCAAGCACAATGGTTAAAGACATAATCGTGATGatgaatcatattttttattcatgttttATACAACCTTTTGACTGGTCAAAGTTTTCCTCATAGGTACCTTACATTGAGGCCTTGggtttgtaatattaaaaataggcTGGTAGATATATTAGCAGAAGgcgtgtgattccgccctagaataggaccactccatatcctcccgtggatgtcgtacgaggcgactaagggacataaaGCCTTggcaactgataggcaacaatagcggTCCCAAAATGTACACAATTCTCTGGAATTTAGTGGTTTGGaacttactagcttttgcacgcAGCTTCGCCAGCGTTAATTCCCCTATGTGCCtctccatactttaaactacacatgcaaaatttcaagaaaattggttgagtacatatatcgtgaagaggtaacaaacaaaacaaataaataaacgaacaaacttacttttgcatttataatattagttaggctTAGGACTGGAGCATGCTAGATACAATATCTGTGATTGTCATTTGTGAATGTGAATTAgcatatatagtaaatattgtgGATCACCTAGGTGAATTCACTGAGGTGAATTAAGTCTACAGTGTAGATTATTCAGATTGAAGGTCTTTGGACTATTGAATTAACCAGAGGTCACAAATGCATTTTTCAGTGTATGGACAGTGAGGTAACTAGTTACTAATCTAATACAGAAATGCTTTTGAAACAATGGAATAACAATGCTATTAACATATTGTTCAACAACATTATTACACACTTACATATTCAACCACTAGCAGAAAACTTAAGCTCATAAACTGTATATATTACAAAGTTTTATCAATCAGTGCCATTCCATGAAAGAGGGGAATGCCTGTAACTGGCTCCCATGGTTCATTTCTCAAACTCAAGCTCAACTCAAAGCTTCATGCCAATTGGGCTAAAGGTAAAATCTCTTTCctcagtttttttaattttatggctcAATCGTTTAGCCAATTGATGATTTTGCTAATGTTAAAGTTGAGAAGGACACTGTGATATCACCAAGAATTATAATCAGTAATTCTACTGCAGGACTTACTTGAACTGATGACAAATTGTTTTTGCCAATCCATTGCCAGATCCACATGGTACAATAGCCAAAGGTACTTCAGACAGGGCCTGTTGCCAGTCCAGTCGTTCGAACATCCCGTTAAGGACCTCGAAGAGGACTCCATCGCCACCCACAGCGACGATTCCCCGCCAAGAATAGATATTCCTTGTTCTGACAAACTCCCGCGCGTATTGAGCGTATTTTGTCACGTGTAAATCGTAGGGGACCTCTGCCTCCTGCAATATCGGTGCCACTTTCGTTTGGAACAACTCTCTAGCTTTCCCGGTCCCGGATTTTGGATTCAAGAGAACCAACAACTTCTTCTCGTTTATAGGCGGCGTGTATGTAACTGGATGTCCCCCAATCAAACACTTCAAAGTAGCTCTCCACTTTTGCGCTTCTTTATTGTTATCTTCATACTTATCGTACGATCTGAAACGCAATGTTATTGTAGTACGCTCTCGTTTCTGGGTACGACGACTGTGTTTCAAGATGTAAGCATAAATATAGAGATATGCGCTAATATCATTTTCGTCTAGATCTCCGCTGTTCTCGTCCACAACTTTTAGCTGGTCGGGCCTTACGAGCGAACTGCAGACACAAGATCCTGCACCGGGACGACGTCTTTTGCTCCTCATGCATTTGCTTCCGACGATATCTCGTAGTAATATCGTTTGCTCTTTTGAGCTACCATCAGTTTCCTTTATCAAAGATAGCCCTTTTGATGTAAGTCTAACTCGAAACACTGAATTCTTTTTGGAGAGAATATAAAACGTTTCCTGAAGGTAAACATGTTCTCTTGAATCGGAATTATTACCGTTAACAACACCAGGCACGTCTACTCCTTGTTGTGAATCCGCCATGACTGTTtatcatctttttttttcctttgtcATTGTTTCCagcaaaaataaagttcaGTCTTGCCATGTCTTGACCAAAATGTATTCCAATTTATGCAAGCATGAATGAAGCTATCAGAGGCGGAGGTTGGGCTTCCGATGAAAAGGAGAGCAACACATGTATCTACTTTGTATCAAAAAGTTCTTGGGAGTACTGGCTCCACtccagtacattttgtatGTACCATATAAAAACCAAGAAAGAAGCTACTAGCCTTTCTGTCAACGGGTACACTTCATAGCACCGCTgaaaagaaaactatagacttCGTTATAGACAAAGTAAACTAAAGGCGACTAGGCGACGCTAATAGTTTTCTTAgtctttttagggttccgtccAAAAAATGGAAGACTTATCATCATTATATCGAGTGTgatattgctaacactggtgtcagattttattcaagtcgcctaaaggcatctgacatgacttttacgactactgaACTTTACggaaaataaattggtttttatatgactacggaacccttataggacCATtcgtgtgtctgtctgtccgtccgccTATCACAGCTAATTTTCTCctaatctactggaccaaattAGGTGATATTTAGTACGATGGTGTAATCCTATGACCTAATCACAGAcgtgtacaataaataaatatttcaaaacaagGCAGAAATCAATacattcttttcttttttttctttcttcaaatttcattcaaatccgtccagtagatccagatattagcgtgtgcaaacgacagacttttttttattcttattctattactgattctctatcaatctcaattttttttatttaaatatgttcaaTGTAtagaaacactttttttactgttttattatatttattgatattgatgGATGAAGTCCATGGTACAGGTAAGATCtgcagtcaaaatcaagttatatcagtttatgaccatagttgaccaaataatgcagaacatgaCTAACTATAatcttgttattattttcaggataatccactaattccttcctttttccttaccagtagcgccatctgcgctgcgctttgcgtaatatgccctattacaataatagtagGTGTACCTACTCCGTACTTATTCATATTCAAGCCTTGCCAGCCAGCTGTCAGCCAGCCCAAAGTGCCAACCAACTTTTGTGATTGTAAAGTGAACCAACCAACATGTTTGTTTtggttaggtacctatattagtAAGGGTGGGATTAAAAcagaaagacaaaatattttagtttaatatgtattttatacacataatCTTTCTAAACGAATTCTATAGATTACTAAACATTTGTTATTCATGATGCATCGTATTTTAGAACTGTACAGCGGCATAGGGGGCATGCATTGCGCTTGGAATGGTATCATtacctaatataatactttaaataaatatttcaagaaaatatcTCGCAATAAATCTATgaacattcatatttttcagattcCAAATTGCCAGGCGAAATAATAACAGCTGTTGATATCAATACTGTGGCTAATGAAGTTTACACCTACAATTTTCCCAAAACGAATTTAATAACTAGGAATATTCAAGCCCTGACCTTATCAGAACTTAAGGgttataatgtaaatactaTCTTAATGTCCCCACCATGCCAGCCTTTCACAAGAAATGGCAAGTTCCTTGATCATAATGATCCAAGAACAAATtcgtttttgtatttaattggCATCCTAAGTGAATTAGACAcagttgaatatattttaatggaaaatgTAAAGGGTTTTGAGAACTCCACTGTGAGGAATTTCTTTATTGAGAAGCTCGAAGagattaaatttgattatcaAGAATTTCTTTTATGCCCATCTTCTGTTGGTATACCAAATAAACGTTTGAGATACTATTGCATTGCTAGAAGAACTGATGCTTTATGGAATTTCAAGAGAAAAGGAGAACTTGTAAGTTGCACAAATTTGATACAATTATTTGGTCCCCCCTGGGGACAAATGggaatttatgtaaaaaataatcccagttgaaaaatttctaacattgattaaaatgataattactTGTCTGCCTCTAGCATATAGGTTACAAAAGATTACATTGAACATAGgttcattttttctttttgcagATAACCCAACTTCCACAGGAATTTGGAAAACCATATGCATTGGATGATATTTTAGAAACTGTTGTGCCTGAAACATTCTTAGTTAAAGACAAATTCTTACGAAAGGGGAATGTATTTGATGTTTGTCACAAAGAGTCCAGCAGAACATGCTGTTTTACAAAAGCATATACTCATTATGTTGATGGTACTGGATCAGTGTTCACCGAGGCAGGTCCAGAAGCAATAGagaattgttttaaaatggcAAATATGCATGAGTATGGTAGTGAAGAGTATGTGAAATGCttacaaacattaaaattacgtTACTTCACCCCCAAGGAAGTTCTAGCATTAATGGCATTCCCGAAAAACTATGCCTTTCCAGATAATATCACTATGAAACAGTGTTACAGGTTATTAGGGAATAGTGTCAATGTTAAAGTTATTTCagagttattaaaaatactttttgattaataaatagttttaatatacctaattctTCAATAGTCTCACTTGTTACATTGAATCACCCAATTGCTTTTGGCTTTTAAACACAACAACTTAgcatatgttataaaaaactCATATGCCTTTCAGACCATTTatgaacataatattttttcagattcatatgatttgtaataaaaaaaatgttaatgatTAAAGAACTATATTGATCCATTGCTCAGGATCTGCCGAGCTCTCCTCTTGGCCCTGTAGTTTAGTACTCTCATCCTTAACATAACAGCGATGGAAGAAGCTGCTCCGGTCACAAAAGACCATATAGTGAACTTCCAATAGGCTCTTTCTTCTAAGTATGCAACTCTGTCACAgctgaaagaaataaagtattaGTCATATTACttgtattcaaatatattcacAAATAATCTGTACACTGGTTAACTTACAAAAGCTCCCTATTTCACATATCCCAACTGAGCTATCCCCATTGGTACTTTCTTTTTTCACCACCATTGCCCTAAAGTTAAAACTTCAAAGAAGTCTTAGGTGACTAGCTTATTTCTTATTGCAGTTTtcaatgtaacaaaattatatagggCTGTCCTTTCTTGTGACAGTCTTCAGAAATCTAGAAACTAAGTTCAAATAGTTACCTTCTGGTTACCATTTCTCCATTATCACATTGTAAGATTTCCTTGAAACTGGTATGTTTACATACACCTATGCTCTCACTTTTGATTTCAAAGTCTGAAACGAAAATACCAAATGTTCAGAATAATTAAGAAAGCCAACATACTTGAAATAAGTTAATAAGATATAGTAATAAGAAATTAACAGAATGGGAGGGCTAACAGATCTAATGCCTACACTCGTGTCttcaacttaaaaaaaagatgtaggtacatattgttatttacatgTTGTTCTGTAATATATCCAGTGCAAAGGTGCCTAATACACAAGCGGCATTGCCACACTTCCCTTTGTACCAATACAAGAATAATTGAACAAGATTTCTTGTAAATTGAACAATTTcatattgaattttttaacaatttatgtcCATATGGTCACATCACATCATTAAGTTATCTGAAAGGCTATATTTACCTGAACAAGGATGACATTCACTTATTATCTTATATGGCTTATGTTGATAACAAGTTGAATTTGTTTCTGTTgggaatgttttatttctcctCTGGGTACCAGAAAGCGTATCAGCCAGATGTGACTCTAAAATCAACACTACTAGTGTCaagctaaaaaaaaacagaaatttatattacatttcgAGTCGGGATAGCAAGAGTAATTGTTGACtaagattaaattaatattctaataGAACACTGAATATGGAGTAATGAAATGATAATGGAACtatggaaataattatttcattgcaACACTTACATTCCCAAACTTACAGTTCCTAGCAACATGCATCGTTTAGAGCAGGTCTCAATCATGTTTTATTAGATTGTCAAgaattgttgtatttatttgtaataaatcgCTATATATCACTGggtaaaacaattatttattatattcaaggaaggtacctacctacctactgttTGACTACTTATCTGCCAAAATTATGTGGCAGTGGCAATGACAACTACTTGGTCCCATTCACGGTCGCACCAAACAAAATCGCGTTGTCTCGACCATCCATGATACAGGTTAGTCACAAGCATGAGGACAAAATcttgctaatattatatgcgCAAGTTactctgtatgtttgtttgttactctttcgctCAAAATCTAcgggaccgattgttatgaaatttggtacacgggtagaatataacctggaataacacatagggtactttttattccgacgttgccacgggagcgaaaccccggagcgcggctagtattataaatgcgaaagtttgtgaggatggatgtatgtttgttactctttcacgcaatatctactggacggattgttatgaaatttggtacacgggtagaatataacctggaataacaaataggatactttttatcccgaaaaaaaacaattaatcaGCCAAAAAGGCGACCAACTCAGCATGGTGCCATGGCTGTGGGGATACATAGGTTaacgaaaagaaaataaataccccccttataatattatgtctgTTATATCACTAATATAAcagacataatattataagcaCATATTTATAAGAACATTGTAATGTTATCTCTAATCTGTGATTATAAGCATAAGATATGTTTAAGaataatataagaattatGGAAcggaacataaaaaatatggaataaaTGTTCTTATAATATAAGAATGTTTAATGTAGTAGGTAAATAacacatatattatatgtgttatttatCTACTACATTACACATTCACATTCCTGCCTACATTGGACAACAAAGCCAACTGCCTCGTGGATAGATCCGGCAAGacagataaaataagtttaaaaaaaaaagaaaaatcaaagCACTGTTGACGTTTTGTGTTGACGTCGTTGTATGATTTAACCCTGATTTGACGTTTTTATATTGTGGCCAATCAAATCCAAATTGCGTGTAATATGATTggatatttatcataatttcgTTAAATATGATTGGTCATTATCGATTCATatcttttacttttgtttaaaaacgTCCGGTCGCCATGTTTGTTTAAAACGTAGAACGTAAACGGAAAAGGTGCGGAAAAGAAAGCGGCTTTTTTATGTAAGTCTGACAAGATTACGTTTTACACGATTCTAGCTTCTGACAAGAGTGATATGAAAAGGTTACAGTCTTTTTTTAACATTCGCTATCTTCTACGAAAATAGTAATCATGGCATTGCCAGCAGAAGTTTCACGATCTTTCAATCTTTACGTGACCCATGTGCATGGAGATGGTCATTTTCTGAAGATAAGTGGGCAACTCGATAAACAAACTTCGTTGATGCTGGAGTCCCTCTTCGAGAATGCTCGAGAAAGCTTGGAGAAAGGCGTGGGTGCCGTGCCCCCGGCAGCTATTCATGAAGGTATTATCTGTGCCGCTAAATACCGAGATGGTATTTACTACCGGGCGAAGATAACTAACACGACAAACCTCGCAACAGGCCTGGTTGGAGTTCATTTTATCGACTACGGTAATAAAGATACGATTTCGTTGAGCACTATAAGATTCCTGGACAATTACGATCCTATGTTTCTTCAGCTCCGTGGCCAAGCTACAGACTATTATCTATCTAGTCTCATGCAGCCATCTGGAAAATGGGAAGAACCTTTGATATTAAAACTACAAAGTCTTATCTGCTATGCTGAATATCCAGCCACCATAGAGGTACACACTCGTACATTACCCATAATATCTATACAGTATAAGGGTACAGACTTATCTACTCATCTAGTCAATAACCGCTTGGGTGTTCCTCTGCCTGTGACTAAACAAGAATTGTTGCTGCTACAAATGTCAGGAGATACCCAACAAGCTTCCAATTGGCAACCTAGTTTTATAAATGAGTCCACATCTTTTCCTGAACATGTGCCttttattatgaatcaaaaCTTTCCCTCCAATCCAGCATCTGCCATGAGATTGCAACAGAATGTGTCATTGCCATTTAATGGTGCCCTTCCATCACCCTCTATGATTAGTCAACGCCTAGTTGTGAATAGAGCAGCTAGGAACTCTGTGAATCTGAAACCACTGTCTAGACAGCCACAACATGCTGTAACATCCCCTATCTCAGTGCCAGCTACACCCCCGCCATTGACACCACCAATTAATCTAAGTAAACCACAGTCGCCCAAGAAATCTGCCACTTATAAAAGCAGACTGTTGGAACAGAACTCTCAGCACAAAGTTTGTGTATCGTTTGCTGATGAAGGACCAGAGCTATTTGCTGTGCAGTTGGTGGCTGATGgcaaaaaatttcaagatatgATGGATGACATAAACAGAAGGCCTCACAGCAGTCTGACAGAGCCTCCTATGATTGGTACTGTATGCCTAGGCCGCATGTCTGGAGATCGCATTATATGTAGAGCAATAGTTATGAATTTGTCCGGTTCCCAGTGCAAACTGTTCTTTGTTGATTTTGGTGATACAGAAATGGTATCATACtatgatatttttgacatacCTGAAGAGTTTGTGAAACCCAATGTGTTTGCCATGAGATTCTGTTTGTCTGGAGTGAAGAAATTAGAGAAGGGCCCACAGTTAACAGAGACATTTAAGCAGTTGGTCCACAATAAAGTTCTCACTCTCAGAGTGGTGGCACCAGAGGGACCTCCACTCATTCAGTATGGAGAGTTGTATTTAGATAATAAGAATTTGTTGGAAATTTTGATGGCGAATATGAAGGACAAGTTGCAATTTAAATGGATGGAGATGTTGCAGTTAGGATCGAGGCAGTCTGTGCTGGTGTCTTATGTGGATAGTTGCATAAAATTCTTTGTGCAATTGTCAGACAAGATTGATGAATTGAATGCTGTGATGGATGCAGTAAAGATCCATTGTGAGAGCAGTTCTTCTCCGGGAGAACTACCAGTGGGTGCCGCATGCTGTGCCCGATTCCCGGATGATGACAACTGGTACAGGGCCCGAGTGAGGGAGACTAAGGGAAGCAAAGTGGTAGTTGCCTATGTGGACTATGGTAATGAGCAAGAAGTAAATGTATCAGACCTAAGGACAATCACACCAGACCTCATAAAGCTGCCTGCTCAAGCTATGAAGTGTG
This portion of the Plodia interpunctella isolate USDA-ARS_2022_Savannah chromosome 10, ilPloInte3.2, whole genome shotgun sequence genome encodes:
- the Mt2 gene encoding tRNA (cytosine(38)-C(5))-methyltransferase produces the protein MMHRILELYSGIGGMHCAWNDSKLPGEIITAVDINTVANEVYTYNFPKTNLITRNIQALTLSELKGYNVNTILMSPPCQPFTRNGKFLDHNDPRTNSFLYLIGILSELDTVEYILMENVKGFENSTVRNFFIEKLEEIKFDYQEFLLCPSSVGIPNKRLRYYCIARRTDALWNFKRKGELITQLPQEFGKPYALDDILETVVPETFLVKDKFLRKGNVFDVCHKESSRTCCFTKAYTHYVDGTGSVFTEAGPEAIENCFKMANMHEYGSEEYVKCLQTLKLRYFTPKEVLALMAFPKNYAFPDNITMKQCYRLLGNSVNVKVISELLKILFD
- the JTBR gene encoding protein JTB, producing the protein MIETCSKRCMLLGTVSLGILTLVVLILESHLADTLSGTQRRNKTFPTETNSTCYQHKPYKIISECHPCSDFEIKSESIGVCKHTSFKEILQCDNGEMVTRSCDRVAYLEERAYWKFTIWSFVTGAASSIAVMLRMRVLNYRAKRRARQILSNGSI